The DNA sequence TGTTATGAATAAGGATATCAATAAAGGGAACGCTTTGAAAATCCTTCAGAAATCGTTGGGGATTTCTCCTGAAAATACGATGGCTTTCGGAGATTATATGAACGATATAGAAATGCTGAAGAATGCCAGATATTCCTACGCCATGAAAAATGCCCATCCGAATGTAAAAGAGGTAGCTAATTTTGAAGCATGTACCAATGACAGCTTCGGAGTTCTTAAAACGATTAAGGACTATCTGAATTTGAATTAATTCTTCCGTACACCAAAATTTCATTACACTTTGAACACCAATTAAAACTAATAATATGAAGACATCAACCGGTAGAAAGCCAGCCAAAACATGCTATGAGCATATCGGCGGAAAATTAGGGCAGCTTCTTTTAGAACAATTTGTAGAGAAAGGCTGGATTGCAAAGGATAGTCCTGCTGACCGTAACTATTATATTACGGATAAGGGACAGGAAGAATTTACAAAACTGGGCATTGATCTGTCACAAATAAAAGCAGAATAAAACCCATTTCAGTTACTTTTCAATCCATTTTTGAGTCCATTGCTGCTCTTTTCTTTCATTTTATAAATGCTTGTGTTATCTGAATGATATCTGTAATAGAAAAAACGTATCAATATATTTTACTTTAAAAACTCTTTAAAAATAAATTTGCATTCTTTTTTCATCCTTGAACATAAGATAATTAAAAGCAATAAAATAATTTATGATTAATAACCAGTTTATTACTGAAAAATTTGGATTTCTGGGACTGGATTTTATACGTGAACTTGAAAAATGTTGCGTAATCACTGATATAAAATCTAAAATGGAGATTGTGAGTCCCGGGCAGCGAATTCATTATGTACCTATTCTCATGAAAGGTTCTGTAAAAGTTTTTACTCTTAATGAAGGGAGAGAACTTTTATACTATTATATGAAACCTGGTGAAAGCTGTATCATGACTTTTGCTTCCATATTTAAAAACTGTATAAGTTCTGTATATGCCTGTGCTGAGGAATCATCCAAAGCACTGCTGATTCCTGTTTCCAGCCTTCTTAAGCTTATGAACAGCTTTCCGGAGATGAATAATTTTTTCTACAATGAATATGACAGCCAGTTTACTGCATTGATGAATATGGTAAATGATGCTGTTTTTCATAAACTGGATACCAGAGTACTCAATTATATCAATCAACGTGCTGTTGTTACTGGAAATAATCCTGTAAAAATCACCCATAAAGACATTGCATCAGCTTTGGGAACATCCAGAGAAGTGATAAGCCGTGTTCTTAAAAAGCTCGTTAATGAAGGCCGGATTATCCAACACAAAACGGCTATTGAGATAATAGCCGGGACAAACGTAAGTGAACCATTGTTTAATTAGTTTTGTAAATGCTTCTTTAAAAAAGCAAGACTGCCTTCAGCCAGCTCCTGAGCATCATAAGGTGATTTTTGCCATAATGAAACCTTTTCCTGCATTCCGGGAATTGAGGAGCTGAAATTTTCAAGAACCAGATTCCCTTCAAAATTGATTTTTTTCAATGCTGAGAAAAACTCTTCCCAATTGGTTGTCCCTTCTCCCAGCATACCCCGATGAGATTCTGTAACATGAATATGCTTCAGCATTTTCCCGGAATTGATGATCGGGTCATAAAAATTATTTTCCTCAATATTCATATGAAAGGTATCAAGATGAAGGAAGAGATTATTTTTACCTGTTTTCTTAATAAGTTCCAGAACATTTTCTGCAGTATTGCAAACATACGATTCATAGCGGTTTATAGGTTCTATGGCGATATCTATACTTCTGCTCCGGGCGTAATCTGCCACATTGCACCATACTTCAGCAATGATTTCTTTTTCATTTTCTGTGAGTGGTTTTCCGGTAAAGACACCTATTCCGCTGTGTAAAACTCCTGCCAGCAGATTGGTCTCCAGCTCAGCAGTTTTATCAATTGCTTTTTTGATCAGCTTTTCTGCGGCTTCAGGATAAAACGCAATATGGGCATCTTTGGGAAGGTTCAGCGAGCATATAACCTCCAGATGATTCTCTTTCAGCTGTTTTTTTACTGTTCCGGCATCAAAATCCATTGAGCTTGGAAGCAGTATTTCGATAAGATCAAATCCGGCCTGAGCGGTTTTTTCTATAGCATATTTTCCTGATTCTGCATTCCATAACGGAGTAATCCAGGAGAGTAGGGAAGCTCCAAACTTTATATTCATTATATTTTATTTATTTAATTTTAAAAAATCCACCATTCTGTGCGTATTCCGAAATATGTCCCGAATCTTTTGGCTCCTGACTGTTGTAAAAATGGTGAATAAAGACTATTCATAGCCTGATCATTATATCTTGATACTTCAGCAATAAAACGGATGTGAGGTCTTGCCCAGACACTGCGTTCTGCTGTAGGAACAATGGTAGGAGCCAAAACCAGTTTCATCATCGATGCGGCATCCTGGCTTCCGTTTTTTCGTGCTGCATAATGGAATTCGGAAAGAATATGAAACCAGTTGTTAAAATAGTAAGTGGCCCTGATTCCTGTATTAAATTCTGTTTTCCTGTTGAAAATTTCACGGCTATAATAATCCGGAGCTTTATCATTACTGGCTGATCCTCCTTTACTCTTGGTGAAGACGGCATAAGGATTAAGCGACCAACGGTTTGAGATATTCCAGAGGAAATGTTCAACAACAGTAAAAGAGTAAGCTCCTTTGTATGTTTTTGTAGTTTCATCAGGTGCTCCATAGGTACGCCAGGTCTGTGTATTCCCATTATCGCCTCCATTAGCAATTCCGGTCCCGTATCTTACAGAAAACTGATTGAATGAACCCGGAATTTTTGTTGCAATATCTGTATTTAATTTAGCCCCAAAAACCCACCCCTGATCCGACGGGTATTGCTCTACGGAATTTTCTCCCGATTTTTCTACATGATGAAATTCTGCCAGTAACTTGAGTTTATGTTTTGTATTTTTAAATGGCAGCGTCTGTTCCAGGACCAAAACTTCTCTCTGCCTGTAAATAAGGTTTTTTGATCCGCTGATCACATTGGTGTAAGAATAAGGCGTAGAGTTGCTGGCAGCGGTATCAATAGCAGCAGGGAAAAACATAGAAAACCTTGTGTTTTTATGCCTCAGCCCCCAACCGGTTGCCGAATGGTCATCAAAATAAAAATAATCTGCAATGTGAATGTCATCATATCTCAGCCATCTTGACCCAGCCCAGACATCCCAATCACTTCCCATAATATTTCTGGCCTCAACAAATGCTTCCGGTAAGGCAATAATCATCCCCTGATTGGATTTTGAATCTACATTTCCCAGAAAAGTTCCGCCTGAATAAAAGCTCAGCCTTGCCTGCATATCGATCTTTGTACTTTTTGTACTGTCACCGTTTACCACCGGAGTAAAATGGAAAGCTGGCAAGAAATCAACATAGTCACCCTGATCCATTCTGCCTCCTAAAGATCCCTGGTTGTTCAGGTTCAGTTGTCTCCCGGTTTTGCCATCAGCATTCGGAGAATAACCAGCTCCGATTCTCCCGGTTGTACCAAAGGAAAATTTTTTGTTGGTTATTACGATCTGGGCATTAATTCCCCTGCCGGCGCATACAAGTAAAATGCACCAGACTAATAAGAGCTTTGTTTTCATAGGAATTATTTAAGTGTTTTGGGCTTATAGAATTTTAATGCAAATAATAAAATAACTACATAGCATAGAATAGGAAGGAGATAAGCATGGGCAATATCTTTTTCGGCAATTCTACCCATGATCGGAGGGAAAACAGCGCCTCCAAACATCGCCATAACCAGGAATGATGAAGCCTGCTGAACTTTTGATCCTAATCTTTTAAGTCCAAGACTGAAAATAGTAGGATACATCACGCTCAGGAACAGGTTGAGCAAAATAAGGCTGATAAATGAAGCCCATCCGAAGCTTTGGGAAATAATCAGGCACAGAACGATATTACATGCGGTAAAGATAGCCAGCAGCTTGTTGGGAGCAATGAATCTCATCAGGAAAGTGCCAATAAATCTTCCAATCATCATCATCGCCATGCTCAAGGAAAAATAATAGGAAGCCTGTATCTCCGGAAGATGCATTTTCTCGACACCGTAATTGATAAAATAAGCCCATGTACCGCCCTGTGCGGCGATATTGAAAAACTGGGCAATGACTGCAAATATAAAATGCCTCTGCTTGTAGAGCGGTGCGTGTGGATCTGATACAGACAGGTCTTCTCCTTTTTCATTTTCTGAAATAATGATATCTTCTGCATGAGGATCTTTGAGGTCCGGTACTTTGATAAAGCTGAAAATAATGGTAATCGCCAGAATCACAATCCCAATCCAGGTATAAAGATTTTTTACAGAATCCAGAGATCTTGTTCCTGAATCAGGGGCTCCAAAAATGAAATATCCACCCAGCAGAGGACCGATGATAGCTCCTAAACCATTAAATGATTGAGCAAAATTAACCCTCTGATCACTCGTTCTTTCATCACCAAGAGCTGCTACAAAAGGATGGGCTACCGTTTCAAGAGTTGCCATTCCCATAGCAAGTACAAAAAGAGCCAATCTGAAAAAGTCAAATGAAGAAGTATTAGCTGCCGGAATAAACAAGAAAGATCCCAGTGCAAATAGTGAAAGTCCCAGAATTACCCCCAATTTATAACCAAACCTTTTCATAAAAAGCCCGGCCGGAATCCCCATAAGTGCGTATGCACCAAAAATGGAAAGCTGTACCAGTCCGGATTTGGATTTCGAAATATGAAGAACGTTCTGGAAATGCTTATTCAATACATCACCCATGGTAAGAGCAATGGCCCAGAAGAAAAATAATGATGTAACAAAAGACAGGATGATGTAATATTTCTTATCTGTAAATTTTGGAGTATTCATATAGTATGTTTTTAAGAGGTTTTACAGCTGTTTTTTTCTCTGAATGCCTTGAATTCTTCATAGGTGTAATCCGGACATGCTCCCGCTTTCGAAGTGATAAAAGCCCCCAATGACGTTGCCTGTTTCATGATCTCTTCCGGGGATCTGCCCTGAATTCTTTTAGACAGGAACCCGGCAAGAAAAGAATCCCCACTTCCCACAGTATCTGCAATTTCAATATGAACCGCCGGGAAATTATATGCAGTATCATCTATAAAGTATCTTGCACCTTTGCTTCCTTTGGTAAGAACAATTTCATTCAAATTAAAATAGACCTGAAGATGTCTGATGCCGGTATCTTCATCAATATAATCTTCACCGAGATATTCAAGAATGGTTCTGAGTTCTGCCTTATTCATTTTAACAAGATCAGCCTTATGCAATAATTTTTTAATGAACTCAAAATCGATAAAAGGAGGACGGAAATTGACATCAAAAACCCTGAATTTTGAATATTCCAAAAGTTCCAGCAGAGTAGCTTGGGATGTTTTATTCCTTGTAATCAGGCTTCCAAAAACAAATGCTTCTGAATTCTCAATCAAACTCTTATGTTCTGGCAGCGGTTGAATAAAATCCCATGCTGCTTCCTGCACAATTTCATATATAGCCTCTCCGTGTTCATCAAAATCAGCAAGCACTGTTCCTGTAGCTTTTTCCTCATCTACCTGTATGAAATCTGTTGTTATTCCCCAGTTCTGAATTTGATTAAGAAGGCGGTGTCCTAATTCATCATTGCCAATTCTGCTGAGCATTTTCGTATCAATTCCCATTTTGAAAAGGTTGTAGGCTACATTAAATGGCGCACCACCAGCTCTGGATCCGGTAGGGAAGATATCCCACAGAACCTCTCCAAAGCAAACGACATGGTTTAATTTATTTTTTATCATGATAGGTTAAACGTTTAAGTTATTGTTAAAAAAAATGTTTTATGTTATATTAATTATTTTAAAGAGGCTTTGGCAACCAGTTTTGCGGATAATGTTACCCTTTTTCCTGTCGCTGCATAATCATTGATCTGTCCGTCCAGTAGCCTGATAGCCTCTTCAGCCATTTCTTCAATTGGTTGCTGGATATAGGTAATCTCGGTAGGGAAGAGATCGTATGCATCGGTTTCATCAAATGCAACTACAGAAACCTGCTCCGGAACTTTTATATTGTTTTTAACGAGGTAGGAAAGTCCCGCTACCGCAAGTTTATTACTGGAAAAATATAATGCTGTATTTTCAGGTTTTTTTCCTAAGTTATTTTCAAGCTGAGAATGTACCTCTTGTGCTATATTTTCCAATCCCACCAGAATATATTGTATTTCAGCTGTTTTGTTGGAAGAGCTTATTGCTTTTTCAAAACCATGCTGGCGGTCCAGCAGATGCGGGAGCTCAGTTTCGTAACCAATGTAGATCATTTTATCAAAATCCTTATTAAGAAGCAGGCTGGTTGTTCTCTCGGCTATCTCCTGATTATCAATGGTAATTCCGGGAACAGAAACTCCTTTAAGATACCTGTCAATAGTTACAACAGGATATTTAATGTTGATAAGATTTTCAAGTGTCTTTTCTGATCCTGCTACCGGGGCAACGATCATTCCGTCTACCTGTTGCTGCGAAAAGAGTTCGGTAAGTTTTTTAAATTTTTCTGCATTTTCGTCAGAACTGCCAATAATGAGAGTATAGCCTAATTTTAAAGCTTTATCTTCCAGATTCCTTGCCATATGAGAATAGAAGTCATTGGAGATGTCTGCAACGATCAATCCCAGAAGCTTTGTTTTATTGGTTTTAAGGCTTTTTGCGATCTTATTGGGAGTGTAGTTAATCGTTTCAGCAATTTCAAAAATTTTTTTGCTGGTCTCTTCGCTAATGCGTTGTCCTTCCTTTTTGTTGAGAACATAAGATACTGTGGCTACGGAAACTCCTGCCAGTTTAGCAATATCTTTTATAGAAGACCTTTTCATTTTATTTTATTAATGCACAAAAATATTTCATAAAATAGTAAAAAAACAATAGCTGTGTTTTTTTGGCAGTTTCAGAAAAAAGTGTAATTTCGCGCAATTTTTTAAAAATAATGCAAATATATGATTT is a window from the Chryseobacterium indologenes genome containing:
- a CDS encoding carbohydrate porin, which codes for MKTKLLLVWCILLVCAGRGINAQIVITNKKFSFGTTGRIGAGYSPNADGKTGRQLNLNNQGSLGGRMDQGDYVDFLPAFHFTPVVNGDSTKSTKIDMQARLSFYSGGTFLGNVDSKSNQGMIIALPEAFVEARNIMGSDWDVWAGSRWLRYDDIHIADYFYFDDHSATGWGLRHKNTRFSMFFPAAIDTAASNSTPYSYTNVISGSKNLIYRQREVLVLEQTLPFKNTKHKLKLLAEFHHVEKSGENSVEQYPSDQGWVFGAKLNTDIATKIPGSFNQFSVRYGTGIANGGDNGNTQTWRTYGAPDETTKTYKGAYSFTVVEHFLWNISNRWSLNPYAVFTKSKGGSASNDKAPDYYSREIFNRKTEFNTGIRATYYFNNWFHILSEFHYAARKNGSQDAASMMKLVLAPTIVPTAERSVWARPHIRFIAEVSRYNDQAMNSLYSPFLQQSGAKRFGTYFGIRTEWWIF
- a CDS encoding carbohydrate kinase family protein, translating into MIKNKLNHVVCFGEVLWDIFPTGSRAGGAPFNVAYNLFKMGIDTKMLSRIGNDELGHRLLNQIQNWGITTDFIQVDEEKATGTVLADFDEHGEAIYEIVQEAAWDFIQPLPEHKSLIENSEAFVFGSLITRNKTSQATLLELLEYSKFRVFDVNFRPPFIDFEFIKKLLHKADLVKMNKAELRTILEYLGEDYIDEDTGIRHLQVYFNLNEIVLTKGSKGARYFIDDTAYNFPAVHIEIADTVGSGDSFLAGFLSKRIQGRSPEEIMKQATSLGAFITSKAGACPDYTYEEFKAFREKNSCKTS
- a CDS encoding Crp/Fnr family transcriptional regulator yields the protein MINNQFITEKFGFLGLDFIRELEKCCVITDIKSKMEIVSPGQRIHYVPILMKGSVKVFTLNEGRELLYYYMKPGESCIMTFASIFKNCISSVYACAEESSKALLIPVSSLLKLMNSFPEMNNFFYNEYDSQFTALMNMVNDAVFHKLDTRVLNYINQRAVVTGNNPVKITHKDIASALGTSREVISRVLKKLVNEGRIIQHKTAIEIIAGTNVSEPLFN
- a CDS encoding ArsR family transcriptional regulator yields the protein MKTSTGRKPAKTCYEHIGGKLGQLLLEQFVEKGWIAKDSPADRNYYITDKGQEEFTKLGIDLSQIKAE
- the fucP gene encoding L-fucose:H+ symporter permease, with translation MNTPKFTDKKYYIILSFVTSLFFFWAIALTMGDVLNKHFQNVLHISKSKSGLVQLSIFGAYALMGIPAGLFMKRFGYKLGVILGLSLFALGSFLFIPAANTSSFDFFRLALFVLAMGMATLETVAHPFVAALGDERTSDQRVNFAQSFNGLGAIIGPLLGGYFIFGAPDSGTRSLDSVKNLYTWIGIVILAITIIFSFIKVPDLKDPHAEDIIISENEKGEDLSVSDPHAPLYKQRHFIFAVIAQFFNIAAQGGTWAYFINYGVEKMHLPEIQASYYFSLSMAMMMIGRFIGTFLMRFIAPNKLLAIFTACNIVLCLIISQSFGWASFISLILLNLFLSVMYPTIFSLGLKRLGSKVQQASSFLVMAMFGGAVFPPIMGRIAEKDIAHAYLLPILCYVVILLFALKFYKPKTLK
- a CDS encoding LacI family DNA-binding transcriptional regulator, whose protein sequence is MKRSSIKDIAKLAGVSVATVSYVLNKKEGQRISEETSKKIFEIAETINYTPNKIAKSLKTNKTKLLGLIVADISNDFYSHMARNLEDKALKLGYTLIIGSSDENAEKFKKLTELFSQQQVDGMIVAPVAGSEKTLENLINIKYPVVTIDRYLKGVSVPGITIDNQEIAERTTSLLLNKDFDKMIYIGYETELPHLLDRQHGFEKAISSSNKTAEIQYILVGLENIAQEVHSQLENNLGKKPENTALYFSSNKLAVAGLSYLVKNNIKVPEQVSVVAFDETDAYDLFPTEITYIQQPIEEMAEEAIRLLDGQINDYAATGKRVTLSAKLVAKASLK
- a CDS encoding sugar phosphate isomerase/epimerase family protein; the protein is MNIKFGASLLSWITPLWNAESGKYAIEKTAQAGFDLIEILLPSSMDFDAGTVKKQLKENHLEVICSLNLPKDAHIAFYPEAAEKLIKKAIDKTAELETNLLAGVLHSGIGVFTGKPLTENEKEIIAEVWCNVADYARSRSIDIAIEPINRYESYVCNTAENVLELIKKTGKNNLFLHLDTFHMNIEENNFYDPIINSGKMLKHIHVTESHRGMLGEGTTNWEEFFSALKKINFEGNLVLENFSSSIPGMQEKVSLWQKSPYDAQELAEGSLAFLKKHLQN